The genomic window AGATAAGGAGCTTGCCAATTTTAGAAAGCACCATGTCGGCTTTATTTTTCAAGAGTATAATTTACTAGACACATTGACAGTAAAGGAAAATGTATTGTTACCTTTGTCAATATCAAATACGTCTAAGGCAGAAGCTTTAAAAAGGTTTAATGACCTTGCCGCAGAGCTAGGTATTCAAGATGTCGAGAATAAATACCCTACAGAAATCTCTGGTGGGCAAAAGCAGCGCACCTCAGCTGCGCGTGCTTTTATTCACGAGCCGAGCATAATTTTTGCTGATGAGCCAACAGGGGCACTTGACTCAAAATCAGCATCGGACTTACTAAATAAATTAAGCGTATTAAACGAAAAGAGAAACGCAACAATTGCTATGGTAACACATGACCCTGTTGCTGCTTCCTACTGTAGCCGTATTATTTTTATAAAAGATGGCCAAGTATATACACAGCTTACGAAAGGCGATCAAACGAGACAAGCCTTTTTTAAAGACATTATTAGAACACAAGAAGTGTTAGGTGGGGTAGCTTATGAGCATTAATACACTAATTCTTCGAAACTTCAAAAAAAATA from Bacillus sp. HMF5848 includes these protein-coding regions:
- a CDS encoding ABC transporter ATP-binding protein — translated: MIMLEANNIHKSFGNKFNKQDVLKGINVSIEKGEFVSIMGASGSGKTTLLNVLSSIDKVTHGSIQIQGNELTAMKDKELANFRKHHVGFIFQEYNLLDTLTVKENVLLPLSISNTSKAEALKRFNDLAAELGIQDVENKYPTEISGGQKQRTSAARAFIHEPSIIFADEPTGALDSKSASDLLNKLSVLNEKRNATIAMVTHDPVAASYCSRIIFIKDGQVYTQLTKGDQTRQAFFKDIIRTQEVLGGVAYEH